One Halarcobacter ebronensis genomic window carries:
- the cysE gene encoding serine O-acetyltransferase: MNDENTINELIAEIESENKKLGLWNQIKEDFSVPKLNDPALNSTIELFFNYPGVWAIINHRIAHRLYKKGFKLISRVIMGLTQFFCHMDIHPAATIGRRVFIDHGIGVVIGETTIIENDVLIYQGVTLGGVSLNKGKRHPTIRANSVIGSGAKVLGNITVGKNGKIGANSVVICDVPKNSTAVGVPAKVIKRDCKNERLNHSDLPDINKEMFEYLLKRVAILEHALKDHEGIDLTNEDHDLECIYKKFIGAMNSIEKE, from the coding sequence ATGAATGATGAAAATACAATAAACGAATTAATAGCAGAGATTGAGAGTGAAAATAAAAAGTTAGGTCTTTGGAATCAAATAAAAGAGGATTTTTCTGTTCCAAAACTAAATGACCCAGCACTTAACTCAACAATTGAACTATTTTTTAACTACCCTGGTGTTTGGGCAATAATAAATCATAGAATTGCCCATAGATTATATAAAAAAGGTTTTAAACTTATTTCTAGAGTAATTATGGGTTTAACTCAATTCTTTTGCCATATGGATATTCACCCAGCAGCAACAATAGGAAGAAGAGTATTTATAGATCATGGTATTGGTGTTGTAATTGGTGAGACAACTATTATTGAAAATGATGTACTAATCTATCAAGGTGTAACTTTAGGTGGAGTAAGTCTTAATAAAGGGAAAAGACACCCTACAATTAGAGCAAACTCAGTTATTGGAAGTGGAGCAAAAGTTTTAGGAAATATAACAGTTGGCAAAAATGGAAAAATTGGGGCAAACTCAGTTGTAATTTGTGATGTTCCAAAAAACTCTACAGCTGTTGGTGTTCCAGCAAAAGTGATAAAAAGAGATTGCAAAAATGAAAGACTTAATCATAGTGACCTTCCAGACATCAATAAAGAGATGTTTGAATATTTATTAAAAAGAGTTGCTATTCTTGAACATGCTCTAAAAGACCATGAAGGAATAGATTTAACAAATGAGGATCACGATTTGGAGTGCATCTACAAAAAGTTTATTGGTGCCATGAACTCTATTGAAAAAGAATAA
- a CDS encoding sulfite exporter TauE/SafE family protein, with translation MFFELVLFGLTAGFVAGFFGLGGGTILTPILVVAGFSMKEAISISIMQMVFSSIYGSYLNSKKAKEVFKEGIILGIGGSLGGLMNSFVHSLVSNLFLQYLFIFIVLLSIIKIFVSPAEPKVAVKQHNKVVLILVGFIVGVIAMSIGVGGAIMLIPLLVGVMKYPLKTATSLSLFFVIFSSLAGFFSLTVTGQMLFYEGSIIGIASLIGVFFGIKIKNRTGAKNYKKSILIMNTLILGIMVYKTI, from the coding sequence ATGTTTTTTGAATTAGTTTTATTTGGATTAACTGCAGGATTCGTAGCTGGCTTTTTTGGTCTTGGAGGAGGAACAATCCTAACTCCAATACTTGTTGTAGCAGGTTTTTCAATGAAAGAGGCAATCTCCATATCAATTATGCAGATGGTCTTTAGTTCAATTTATGGCTCATATCTTAATTCAAAAAAAGCTAAAGAGGTATTTAAAGAGGGGATTATTTTAGGCATTGGTGGTTCACTTGGTGGATTAATGAATAGTTTTGTTCATTCCCTTGTATCTAACCTCTTTTTACAATATCTATTTATATTTATAGTACTTTTATCTATTATTAAAATCTTTGTATCTCCTGCTGAACCTAAAGTTGCAGTAAAACAACATAACAAGGTTGTTTTGATACTTGTTGGTTTTATTGTTGGAGTAATAGCTATGAGTATAGGTGTTGGTGGAGCAATTATGCTTATACCTTTACTTGTTGGAGTTATGAAATATCCTTTAAAAACAGCTACAAGCCTTAGTCTATTTTTTGTAATTTTCTCTTCTCTTGCAGGTTTTTTCTCCCTTACAGTTACAGGACAAATGCTATTTTATGAAGGAAGTATTATTGGTATTGCTTCTTTAATTGGTGTATTTTTTGGAATTAAAATTAAAAATAGGACAGGTGCCAAAAATTATAAAAAATCAATTTTAATAATGAACACCCTAATATTAGGCATAATGGTTTACAAAACTATTTAA
- the acnA gene encoding aconitate hydratase AcnA: MNIINSFEIEGEKFYYYDITKISDSSNKLKKLPIVLKILLEANLRKAKNEDEFYKVIDIFVNRNNEKICFYPSRIIMQDSTAIPALVDLASMRDFVKNEKKDLNRVNPQIMVDLVLDHTLNFKADMKEELEQNLEKYEFIKWAESSFSNLRVVPPGSGICHQVNLEYLSTILHVKNVENMFLLYPEIVVGTDSNTTMINSLGVLGLSIEGIEAESAILGLPIYLDLPKVVGIKIKGELKEGITSSDLVIILIKMLKEHKLKGKLVEFFGESLDYITLEDRSTISNLAPEYDAICSFFAIDERTISYFDKTRNSNDYGKIIKTYLQKQQLFYNNEELEYDEIIEIDLSFLEPTIVGPTKSKELVDIKTFKDIAVINQSKNFKDADIVLAAITLCSLTSNPYLMIHAALVAKKAVEFSLSIDSSIKRYFAPNSSVVKEYLEELNLLKYLEQLGFNIVDFVCSANGENYNNLETTAKEEIKLNNLNVCSVTSGDEEFKDKIDPLIKSNYLMSPSLVIIYSLIGTMKFDLFNDVIGEIGDKKIYLKDLWPSDAEVISYLEEIDYTLYKKIYENIFIGNEFWQNLDIKGKDTFFWNEKSVFIQPTKIFEDIKLEKIDIQKAGVLALLGDNIATEQISPIGQIPLYSQAAKYLESKEVKSFEYGTFASRRGDANLMVRAAFDSLNIKNMMVSKEGSFTMDYESNEIVSIFEKSQKFKNQNRALVIFAGKEYGIGSARNWAAKAIRLLGVKAIIAKSFCNRHRLNLIALGVLPLEFIDDDISSLKLKGNEEISIISEEIKKGAIIKAIIYKNELEIQIELKCRLDSDDEVKYYKNGGVLSYQLKNILGEN; the protein is encoded by the coding sequence TTGAATATAATAAATAGTTTTGAAATAGAGGGTGAAAAGTTTTATTATTATGATATTACTAAAATAAGTGATAGTTCAAATAAGTTAAAAAAATTGCCAATAGTTTTAAAAATTCTTTTAGAAGCTAATTTAAGAAAAGCAAAAAATGAAGATGAATTTTATAAAGTTATTGATATTTTTGTAAATAGAAACAATGAGAAAATATGTTTTTATCCTTCTCGAATAATTATGCAAGATAGTACTGCAATACCAGCATTAGTTGATTTAGCCTCAATGAGAGATTTTGTAAAAAATGAAAAAAAAGATCTAAATAGAGTAAATCCTCAAATTATGGTTGATTTGGTTCTTGACCATACCTTGAATTTCAAAGCTGATATGAAAGAAGAGCTTGAACAAAACCTTGAAAAGTACGAGTTTATAAAATGGGCAGAGAGTAGTTTTTCAAACTTAAGAGTTGTTCCTCCTGGTTCTGGTATTTGTCATCAAGTAAATTTAGAGTATTTATCAACTATCCTTCATGTAAAAAATGTTGAAAATATGTTTTTGTTATATCCAGAAATTGTTGTAGGAACTGATTCAAACACTACAATGATTAACTCTTTGGGAGTTCTTGGTTTAAGTATAGAAGGGATAGAAGCAGAATCTGCAATTTTGGGATTACCTATCTATTTGGATTTACCAAAAGTTGTAGGAATTAAAATCAAAGGAGAACTAAAAGAGGGAATAACTTCTTCAGATTTGGTAATAATTTTGATTAAAATGTTAAAAGAGCATAAACTAAAAGGAAAACTTGTAGAGTTTTTTGGTGAGAGTTTAGATTATATTACTTTGGAAGATAGATCAACCATATCAAATCTTGCACCAGAATATGATGCAATATGCTCTTTCTTTGCAATAGATGAGAGAACAATAAGTTATTTTGATAAGACAAGAAATAGTAATGATTATGGGAAAATCATTAAAACTTATTTACAAAAGCAACAGCTGTTTTATAACAATGAAGAGTTGGAATATGATGAGATAATTGAGATTGATTTATCTTTTTTAGAGCCAACTATTGTGGGACCAACAAAATCTAAGGAGTTGGTTGATATTAAAACTTTTAAAGATATAGCTGTTATAAATCAAAGTAAAAACTTCAAAGATGCAGATATTGTATTAGCAGCTATAACTTTATGTAGCCTTACTTCTAATCCTTATCTTATGATTCATGCAGCATTGGTTGCAAAAAAAGCAGTTGAATTTTCTCTTAGTATAGATAGTTCAATAAAACGATATTTTGCTCCAAATAGTTCTGTTGTAAAAGAGTACTTAGAAGAATTAAATTTACTAAAATATTTAGAGCAGTTAGGTTTTAATATTGTTGATTTTGTTTGTAGTGCTAATGGTGAAAATTATAATAATCTTGAGACTACTGCTAAAGAAGAGATAAAACTAAATAATCTAAATGTTTGCTCAGTTACATCAGGAGATGAAGAGTTTAAAGATAAAATAGATCCTTTAATAAAATCAAACTACTTAATGTCTCCCTCTTTAGTAATTATTTACTCTTTAATTGGAACAATGAAGTTTGATCTATTTAATGACGTAATAGGTGAAATAGGTGATAAAAAAATATATCTAAAAGATTTATGGCCAAGTGATGCAGAAGTAATATCTTATCTTGAGGAGATAGATTATACTCTTTATAAAAAGATTTATGAAAATATATTTATAGGAAATGAGTTTTGGCAGAACTTAGATATTAAAGGAAAGGATACTTTCTTTTGGAATGAAAAATCGGTTTTTATACAACCAACAAAGATTTTTGAAGATATTAAACTGGAGAAAATAGATATTCAAAAAGCAGGAGTTCTTGCACTATTAGGAGATAATATTGCAACTGAACAGATATCTCCAATAGGGCAAATTCCTCTTTATAGTCAAGCTGCAAAATATTTGGAGAGCAAAGAGGTTAAATCTTTTGAATATGGAACTTTTGCAAGTAGAAGAGGGGATGCAAATCTTATGGTAAGAGCTGCTTTTGATAGTTTAAATATTAAAAATATGATGGTTTCAAAAGAGGGCAGTTTTACTATGGATTATGAGAGTAATGAGATTGTCTCAATTTTTGAAAAATCACAAAAATTTAAAAATCAGAATAGGGCTTTGGTAATATTTGCAGGGAAAGAGTATGGTATTGGAAGTGCAAGAAATTGGGCTGCAAAAGCTATAAGACTTTTGGGTGTAAAAGCAATAATTGCAAAATCTTTTTGTAATAGACATAGATTAAATCTTATAGCACTTGGAGTATTACCATTAGAATTTATAGATGATGATATCTCCTCTTTAAAATTAAAAGGAAATGAAGAGATTTCAATAATAAGTGAAGAGATAAAAAAAGGTGCTATTATAAAAGCAATAATATATAAAAATGAATTAGAGATTCAAATTGAATTAAAATGTAGATTAGATAGTGATGATGAGGTTAAGTATTACAAAAATGGAGGAGTTTTATCTTATCAATTAAAAAATATTTTAGGAGAGAATTAA
- the uvrA gene encoding excinuclease ABC subunit UvrA — MNDTIKIYNAKENNLKNINLEIPKNKLVVFTGLSGSGKSTLAFDTLYAEGQRRYIESLSAYARQFLDKVGKPDVERIEGLTPAIAIDQKTTSKNPRSTVGTITEVYDYFRLLYARVGKQHCHKCGKPISQMSVSDIIEQVLTLPQEAKIVILAPLVNRKKGTFADLLESLRSKGYVRALVDGVMVRLDEDIELAKTQMHTIKVVIDRVAIKDENRDRIAQDVEKGLKESFGELEVEVMNFEELNCEKHIHYSEHMACFDCKISFEPLEPLSFSFNSPKGACPTCDGLGIRYALDMKKVINEELPLEDGAIKIIYGFNKGYYFKMLLAYCEGAGIDIKIPFKELPEHQQKAVLHGGVEEATFFWKRHKLTRKWEGIVKIAYDMIKDEKEMAEFMTEKVCSDCKGNRLKPSSLSVFVAKKTISDVINLPIEDAYNFFADERNFEYFNKQAKMISAPILKEIRERIYFLHDVGLGYITLGRDARTISGGEAQRIRVASQIGSGLTGVMYVLDEPSIGLHERDTSKLIKTLKALQEKGNSVIVVEHDKETIQAADFIVDIGPKAGKYGGEIVFAGTLEEMNKAKTLTAKYLNGEKKIDYPHNRPQEEFIEIQDVNINNIKNLDVKIPLKNLVSITGVSGSGKSSLILQTLLPVAKELLNHAKKVKKVDGVSIEGLEKLDKVIYLDQSPIGRTPRSNPATYTGLMDELRVLFTKTKEAQLRGYKVGRFSFNVKGGRCEKCQGEGEIKIEMHFLPDIMVKCDDCKGRRYNAQTLEILYKGKNISDVLNMSVDEALEFFAKVPKIKAKLQTLSDVGLGYITLGQNAVTLSGGEAQRIKLSKELSKKDTGNTLYVLDEPTTGLHFADVDRLTKVLHHLVEVGNSVLVIEHNLDIIKNSDWIIDMGPEGGNKGGKIIAEGTPEELAKNHKQTGSYTGYYLKKEIN, encoded by the coding sequence ATGAACGATACAATTAAAATATACAATGCTAAAGAGAACAACCTAAAAAATATCAACCTTGAGATACCAAAAAACAAACTTGTGGTTTTTACAGGACTTAGTGGTTCTGGAAAATCTACACTGGCTTTTGATACTCTATACGCTGAGGGACAAAGAAGATATATTGAATCACTTTCTGCTTATGCAAGACAATTCTTAGATAAAGTTGGAAAACCTGATGTTGAAAGAATCGAAGGTTTAACTCCTGCAATTGCAATAGATCAAAAAACAACTTCAAAAAACCCAAGATCAACTGTTGGTACTATTACTGAAGTATATGACTATTTTAGACTTTTATACGCAAGAGTTGGGAAACAACACTGCCATAAATGTGGAAAACCAATATCTCAAATGAGTGTTTCAGATATTATTGAACAAGTTCTCACTCTACCTCAAGAGGCAAAAATTGTTATTTTAGCACCATTAGTTAATAGAAAAAAGGGAACCTTTGCCGATTTGTTAGAGAGTCTTAGATCAAAAGGTTATGTAAGAGCATTAGTTGATGGAGTAATGGTTAGACTTGATGAAGATATTGAATTAGCTAAGACTCAAATGCATACTATTAAAGTTGTAATTGATAGAGTTGCTATAAAAGATGAAAATAGAGATAGAATAGCACAAGATGTTGAAAAGGGTCTAAAAGAGAGTTTTGGAGAGCTTGAAGTAGAAGTAATGAATTTTGAAGAGCTTAACTGTGAGAAACATATTCACTACTCTGAACATATGGCTTGTTTTGATTGTAAAATCTCTTTTGAACCACTTGAACCTCTATCTTTTTCATTTAACTCACCAAAAGGGGCTTGTCCTACTTGTGATGGTCTTGGTATTAGATATGCTCTTGATATGAAAAAAGTTATAAATGAAGAGTTGCCTTTGGAAGATGGTGCAATTAAAATCATCTATGGATTTAATAAAGGTTACTACTTTAAAATGCTTCTTGCTTATTGTGAAGGTGCAGGTATTGATATAAAAATTCCTTTTAAAGAGTTACCAGAACATCAACAAAAAGCTGTACTTCATGGAGGAGTTGAAGAGGCAACTTTCTTTTGGAAAAGACATAAACTAACCAGAAAATGGGAAGGTATTGTAAAAATTGCCTATGATATGATAAAAGATGAGAAAGAGATGGCTGAATTTATGACAGAAAAAGTCTGCTCTGACTGTAAAGGGAATAGATTAAAACCTTCATCTTTAAGTGTTTTTGTTGCTAAAAAAACTATTTCTGATGTGATAAACTTACCAATTGAAGATGCTTATAACTTTTTTGCAGATGAAAGAAATTTTGAATATTTTAATAAACAGGCAAAAATGATCTCTGCTCCTATTTTAAAAGAGATTAGAGAAAGAATATATTTCTTACATGATGTAGGACTTGGATATATTACTTTAGGAAGAGATGCAAGAACCATAAGTGGAGGAGAGGCACAAAGAATTAGAGTCGCTTCTCAAATTGGTTCTGGACTTACAGGAGTTATGTATGTTTTAGATGAACCATCAATTGGACTTCATGAAAGAGATACAAGCAAATTAATAAAAACCCTAAAAGCTTTACAAGAAAAAGGAAATAGTGTTATTGTTGTTGAACATGACAAAGAGACAATTCAAGCTGCAGATTTTATTGTGGATATTGGTCCAAAAGCTGGAAAATATGGTGGAGAAATTGTATTTGCTGGAACCTTAGAAGAGATGAATAAAGCAAAAACATTAACAGCAAAATACTTAAATGGTGAAAAAAAGATAGATTATCCACACAATAGACCTCAAGAAGAGTTTATAGAGATACAAGATGTTAATATCAATAATATTAAAAATCTAGATGTAAAAATTCCACTTAAAAATTTGGTCTCAATTACAGGAGTATCTGGAAGTGGAAAATCTTCACTTATTCTTCAAACCCTACTTCCTGTTGCAAAAGAGCTTTTAAATCATGCAAAAAAAGTAAAAAAAGTTGATGGGGTAAGTATTGAAGGATTAGAAAAACTTGATAAAGTAATCTACCTTGATCAAAGCCCAATAGGAAGAACTCCACGAAGTAACCCCGCGACTTATACAGGATTAATGGATGAATTAAGGGTTCTATTTACAAAAACTAAAGAGGCTCAATTAAGAGGATATAAAGTAGGAAGATTCTCTTTTAATGTAAAAGGGGGAAGATGTGAAAAATGTCAAGGGGAAGGTGAAATAAAAATAGAGATGCACTTTTTACCAGATATTATGGTTAAATGTGATGATTGTAAAGGGAGAAGATACAATGCACAAACTTTAGAGATTTTATATAAAGGTAAAAATATCTCTGATGTTTTAAATATGAGTGTTGATGAAGCACTTGAATTTTTTGCAAAAGTTCCAAAAATAAAAGCAAAATTACAAACTCTATCAGATGTTGGTCTCGGGTACATAACTTTAGGACAAAATGCAGTTACCCTTTCAGGAGGAGAAGCACAAAGAATAAAACTTAGTAAAGAGCTTAGTAAAAAAGATACAGGAAATACTCTTTATGTTCTTGATGAGCCAACAACCGGATTACACTTTGCAGATGTTGATAGACTAACAAAAGTTCTACACCATTTAGTAGAAGTTGGAAACTCTGTTTTAGTAATTGAACATAACCTTGATATTATAAAAAATTCTGACTGGATTATTGATATGGGACCAGAAGGTGGAAACAAAGGTGGTAAAATAATTGCCGAAGGAACTCCTGAAGAGTTAGCGAAAAATCATAAACAAACTGGTTCATATACAGGGTATTATCTAAAAAAAGAGATAAATTAA
- a CDS encoding hemolysin family protein produces the protein MEFLIFLFILVIGTSFLCSVLESVILSSNYTYIAVIEQKNPSAGKLLKDLKTDIDQSIASILILNTIANTLGATAIGVQAQNVFGGDKTLVMAISIILTFAILFFAEIIPKTIGAVYWKQLAVVAARIIRVCVFITYPIIVITQFVTKKIKGKESSDYLSREELIHTTLLSEEEGVIGDLESDIIENTLTLNEIKIKDILTPRSVMYAVEKNTAIKDILEDKRTYKFSRVPVYEDSIDNIVGIVLTKKLFKQAVKDRNATLESIMKPVVSLNENIPVGKALNKFIQKREHMFIVLDNYDQTEGIITLEDCIETLLGLEIMDESDTTADMRSLALNKMKAKRREKASKRA, from the coding sequence ATGGAATTTCTGATATTTCTATTTATCCTTGTAATAGGCACATCGTTTTTATGTTCCGTTTTAGAATCTGTAATTTTATCATCAAATTACACTTATATTGCTGTTATTGAGCAAAAAAATCCATCTGCAGGAAAATTGTTAAAAGATCTTAAAACAGATATAGATCAGTCAATTGCTTCAATTCTTATACTTAATACAATTGCAAACACTTTAGGTGCAACTGCAATTGGTGTTCAGGCACAAAATGTATTTGGTGGAGATAAAACATTAGTTATGGCTATATCTATTATATTAACTTTTGCAATTCTATTTTTTGCAGAGATTATTCCAAAAACAATTGGTGCAGTATATTGGAAACAGCTGGCTGTTGTTGCTGCTAGAATAATCAGAGTATGTGTATTTATAACTTACCCTATAATTGTTATTACTCAATTTGTAACAAAAAAAATCAAAGGAAAAGAGAGTAGCGATTATCTGTCAAGAGAGGAGTTGATTCATACAACTTTACTTAGCGAAGAAGAGGGAGTAATTGGTGACTTAGAATCAGATATTATTGAAAATACCCTAACCTTGAATGAGATTAAAATAAAAGATATTTTAACACCAAGATCAGTTATGTATGCTGTTGAAAAAAATACTGCTATTAAAGATATTCTTGAAGATAAAAGAACATACAAATTTTCAAGAGTACCTGTTTATGAAGATTCAATAGATAATATTGTTGGAATAGTTTTAACAAAAAAACTATTTAAACAAGCAGTTAAAGATAGAAATGCAACCCTTGAATCTATTATGAAACCTGTAGTATCTTTAAATGAAAATATTCCAGTAGGAAAAGCTTTAAATAAGTTCATCCAAAAAAGAGAACATATGTTTATTGTTTTGGATAATTATGATCAAACTGAAGGGATTATCACTTTAGAAGATTGTATTGAGACTCTTTTAGGTCTTGAAATTATGGATGAATCTGACACAACGGCAGACATGAGAAGTTTAGCCCTAAATAAAATGAAAGCAAAGAGAAGAGAAAAAGCAAGTAAAAGAGCCTAA
- a CDS encoding HugZ family protein has product MLKDFIDSFKSSVISSTDKNGFPFSSYAPFIKIDGKFYIYISAMAKHYENLSINSKSTLFFIEDENSTSNIFARKRALLQCDVKKLLRETNEFDILIDEFEKRHGETVKILKKMKDFSFFEFTPFYGEAVFGFGEAYNIGGEKFEDLIQRGDLRGHQK; this is encoded by the coding sequence ATGTTAAAAGATTTTATAGATAGTTTTAAAAGCAGTGTTATATCTTCAACCGATAAAAATGGTTTCCCTTTCTCTAGTTATGCACCATTTATCAAAATTGATGGAAAGTTTTACATATATATTAGTGCAATGGCAAAGCACTATGAAAATCTAAGTATCAATTCAAAATCTACACTTTTTTTTATAGAAGATGAAAATTCAACTTCAAATATTTTTGCTAGAAAAAGAGCTTTATTACAATGTGATGTAAAAAAACTTTTAAGAGAGACAAATGAGTTTGATATACTAATAGATGAGTTTGAAAAGAGACATGGTGAAACAGTAAAAATATTAAAAAAGATGAAAGATTTCTCTTTCTTTGAGTTTACTCCTTTTTATGGAGAGGCAGTCTTTGGATTTGGAGAAGCTTATAATATTGGTGGAGAAAAGTTTGAAGATTTGATCCAACGAGGGGATTTAAGGGGACATCAAAAGTAG
- a CDS encoding MerR family transcriptional regulator has translation MALLDNNKDVLPLSSIAELLTTKVRTLKMYEEKGLFPSKSDSKKLYSINDVKVISFVHYLASVKKINANGIKYILEMLYTNMDEKNRKDFLDIVEQKMEKISGIDVSDVEVF, from the coding sequence TTGGCTCTATTAGATAATAATAAAGATGTATTACCATTAAGCAGTATTGCAGAACTTCTTACAACAAAAGTTAGAACTTTGAAAATGTATGAAGAGAAAGGACTTTTCCCCTCAAAATCTGATTCAAAAAAACTATACTCAATAAATGATGTAAAGGTAATCTCTTTTGTTCACTATTTAGCAAGTGTGAAGAAGATAAATGCAAATGGAATAAAATATATTTTAGAGATGTTATATACAAATATGGATGAAAAGAATCGAAAAGACTTTTTAGATATTGTAGAACAAAAAATGGAAAAAATCTCAGGTATTGATGTAAGTGATGTAGAGGTTTTTTAA
- a CDS encoding winged helix-turn-helix transcriptional regulator: MRLLSLNINKEILNYLIENELYICDNVSEIDDAIYHSEVRYYNLILIKYDNAKTLKHILKHINPRQTAVIFIVDNITKEEELELLKKGALDVIKTPVTNELIFAKMKSIHKENFENEYTFKGKYIINKEEKSISDNKNNKLVINGKPFSILEYLIKNRHRPAISKEEILDVLWDDPEWVVRNVVEVNINIIRKSIQNTFEENFINTVRHRGYQIV; the protein is encoded by the coding sequence ATGCGTCTATTATCATTAAATATTAATAAAGAAATATTAAACTATCTGATAGAGAATGAACTGTATATTTGTGATAATGTATCAGAAATTGATGATGCTATTTATCACAGTGAAGTTAGATACTATAATCTAATTTTAATTAAATATGATAATGCGAAAACATTAAAACATATTTTAAAACATATAAACCCTAGACAAACAGCAGTAATATTTATTGTAGATAATATTACAAAAGAGGAAGAGCTTGAACTTCTAAAAAAAGGAGCTTTAGATGTAATTAAAACTCCTGTTACAAATGAATTGATATTTGCTAAAATGAAGTCTATTCATAAAGAAAATTTTGAAAATGAGTATACTTTTAAAGGCAAATATATTATTAATAAAGAGGAAAAATCAATCTCTGATAATAAAAACAATAAATTAGTAATAAACGGAAAACCCTTTAGTATTCTAGAATATTTAATTAAAAACAGACATAGACCTGCTATCTCAAAAGAGGAGATCCTAGATGTACTTTGGGATGATCCGGAATGGGTAGTAAGAAATGTTGTTGAAGTAAATATAAATATTATTAGAAAAAGTATTCAAAATACATTTGAAGAAAACTTCATTAATACTGTTAGACACAGAGGCTATCAAATAGTTTAA
- the ectA gene encoding diaminobutyrate acetyltransferase, with protein MYEKKIYIRKPTKEYSKQVFRLIKECENLDLNSEYLYLLQNTHFKESCSIAVCENRVVGFVSGYKLPNEPEILFIWQVAINEEFRGIGLANKLISNTLKRKLNSGITRIHTTVSPDNKSSIKMFTKLAKNLDTKIIAKKFFKKEDFINSHEEEVLYEIGPIKQKELK; from the coding sequence TTGTATGAAAAAAAAATCTACATACGTAAACCTACGAAAGAGTATTCTAAACAAGTTTTTAGATTAATTAAAGAGTGTGAAAATTTAGATTTAAATTCTGAATATTTGTATCTTTTACAAAATACACATTTCAAAGAGAGTTGTTCTATTGCAGTTTGTGAAAATAGAGTTGTTGGTTTTGTATCAGGATATAAACTTCCCAATGAACCAGAGATACTATTTATCTGGCAAGTTGCTATTAATGAAGAGTTTAGAGGGATTGGTTTAGCAAATAAACTTATCTCTAACACTCTTAAAAGAAAACTTAATAGTGGAATTACAAGAATACATACTACTGTGTCCCCTGATAATAAATCTTCAATTAAAATGTTTACTAAACTTGCAAAAAATCTTGATACTAAAATTATTGCTAAAAAGTTTTTTAAAAAAGAGGACTTTATAAATTCTCACGAAGAAGAAGTACTTTATGAGATAGGACCAATAAAACAAAAGGAATTAAAATGA